The following are encoded in a window of Flavobacteriales bacterium genomic DNA:
- the accD gene encoding acetyl-CoA carboxylase, carboxyltransferase subunit beta, whose protein sequence is MGWFKRQSQKIFTRSEDKMETPEGLWYKCPKCKVVTDKEDFVSNLYVCKNCNHHERINSEEYFELLFDDGKFTELDANLTSGDPLGFEDTKKYTDRISATQKKTNLKDALTSGSGNLFGNPVTIACMNFNFIGGSMGSVVGEKIARAIEHSIKNDQPFIMISKSGGARMMEAAFSLMQMAKTSARLTQLSEKGIPYISVLSDPTTGGVTASFAMLGDINIAEPGALIGFAGPRVVKETIGKDLPEGFQTAEFVKEHGFLDFIVDRKNMKAQIGSFIRMTYDY, encoded by the coding sequence ATGGGATGGTTTAAAAGACAATCACAAAAGATATTTACCCGTTCGGAGGACAAAATGGAAACTCCAGAAGGATTGTGGTATAAATGTCCTAAGTGTAAAGTTGTAACAGATAAAGAAGATTTTGTAAGTAATCTTTACGTTTGTAAAAACTGTAATCATCATGAAAGAATTAATTCCGAAGAATATTTCGAATTACTTTTTGATGATGGGAAATTTACAGAATTGGATGCAAATTTGACTTCAGGTGATCCACTTGGATTTGAAGATACCAAGAAATATACTGATAGAATTTCGGCAACTCAAAAGAAAACGAACCTAAAAGATGCTTTGACATCAGGATCGGGGAATTTATTTGGGAATCCTGTAACTATTGCCTGTATGAACTTTAACTTTATTGGAGGTTCTATGGGATCTGTGGTAGGAGAGAAGATCGCAAGAGCTATTGAACACTCTATCAAAAACGATCAGCCTTTTATCATGATTTCAAAATCAGGTGGAGCAAGGATGATGGAAGCCGCATTTTCTCTTATGCAGATGGCTAAAACCTCAGCTAGATTAACACAGCTTTCAGAAAAAGGAATTCCTTATATTTCTGTATTGTCAGATCCTACAACGGGTGGTGTTACTGCTTCTTTTGCAATGCTTGGAGATATTAATATTGCCGAGCCTGGTGCCTTAATTGGTTTTGCAGGACCTCGTGTAGTAAAAGAAACAATTGGAAAAGATTTACCAGAAGGATTTCAGACTGCTGAATTCGTAAAAGAACATGGTTTCTTAGACTTTATTGTTGATAGAAAAAATATGAAAGCTCAAATAGGATCTTTTATCAGAATGACTTACGATTATTAA
- a CDS encoding FMN-binding glutamate synthase family protein — protein MRKTILSVVTFFVIVSSIILYFHFNAVSVIFFAVSIIVAIMAYYDAFQKKHSLLRTYPLMARLRWVFEAERDKIKQYFIESDLDGTPINREKRSIVYQRSKQQLETVPFGTQHDVYSKGYEFVEHSLFPKNHHDIKGQRVKFGSDKCTQPYEASIMNISAMSFGSLSKNAIMALNQGAKMGSFAHNTGEGGISPYHLQGGDLIFQIGTGYFGAGKTVDEKRVFDEEIFAKNAQKPEVKMIEIKLSQGAKPGHGGILPAKKNTEEIAHIRSVKPFTRVDSPPCHSSFEDFDSMIAFIEKVRSLSNGKPVGIKFCVGNHEEIEEMIQYFAQQQSYPDFISVDGAEGGTGSAPMEFSNYVGTPLLDGLTMVVSTLKKYGLKDQIKIIAAGKAVDAFDVVKLLALGADTVNMARSFMLSLGCIQARECNRDTCPVGVATQDDNLVKALVVERKNIRVKNYHHKTLFAIEEMVAAMGLSDISSLQPKYIKRRTKKGEIVSLDQVYFENHQRVLVES, from the coding sequence ATGAGAAAAACCATTTTATCTGTAGTTACATTTTTTGTAATCGTTTCTTCCATTATTCTTTATTTTCATTTTAATGCTGTAAGTGTAATTTTCTTTGCTGTGAGTATCATTGTGGCTATAATGGCTTATTATGATGCATTTCAGAAAAAACATTCTCTTTTACGTACTTACCCTCTCATGGCAAGGCTACGCTGGGTTTTTGAAGCAGAAAGAGATAAAATAAAGCAATATTTTATTGAATCAGACTTAGATGGAACACCTATAAATAGAGAAAAAAGATCTATTGTTTATCAACGTTCTAAACAGCAATTAGAAACAGTTCCTTTTGGGACTCAGCATGATGTTTATTCCAAAGGATACGAATTTGTAGAGCATTCATTATTCCCAAAAAATCATCATGATATAAAAGGTCAGCGAGTGAAATTTGGCTCAGATAAATGCACACAGCCTTATGAGGCATCTATTATGAATATTTCTGCCATGTCCTTTGGTTCGCTAAGCAAAAACGCTATTATGGCACTCAACCAAGGAGCTAAAATGGGAAGTTTTGCACACAACACGGGAGAAGGAGGAATTTCCCCTTACCATCTTCAAGGTGGAGATCTTATTTTTCAGATCGGAACAGGATATTTTGGGGCAGGAAAAACGGTGGATGAAAAACGTGTTTTTGACGAAGAAATATTTGCTAAAAATGCACAGAAACCAGAAGTAAAAATGATAGAAATTAAGCTATCACAAGGTGCAAAACCAGGACATGGAGGAATTCTTCCTGCCAAGAAAAACACGGAGGAAATAGCGCATATTCGTTCTGTTAAACCATTTACTCGTGTAGATTCTCCCCCTTGTCATTCATCTTTTGAAGATTTTGATTCGATGATTGCCTTTATAGAGAAGGTGAGATCTTTGAGTAATGGAAAACCCGTTGGGATTAAATTTTGTGTAGGAAATCATGAGGAAATTGAAGAGATGATACAGTATTTTGCTCAACAGCAGAGTTACCCAGACTTTATCAGCGTAGATGGTGCAGAAGGAGGAACAGGTTCTGCCCCAATGGAATTCTCTAACTATGTGGGTACACCTCTTTTGGATGGATTAACCATGGTGGTTTCTACTTTAAAAAAATATGGTTTAAAAGATCAAATAAAAATTATTGCAGCAGGTAAAGCAGTAGATGCGTTTGATGTGGTAAAACTCCTCGCCCTAGGTGCCGATACGGTAAATATGGCAAGAAGTTTTATGCTTTCTCTTGGTTGTATTCAAGCTCGTGAATGCAATAGAGATACTTGCCCAGTGGGAGTTGCCACACAGGATGATAATCTCGTTAAGGCTCTTGTGGTAGAACGTAAAAATATTAGAGTAAAAAACTATCATCATAAAACCCTCTTTGCTATTGAAGAAATGGTAGCAGCAATGGGACTTTCCGATATCTCTTCTCTCCAACCGAAATACATTAAAAGAAGAACCAAAAAAGGGGAAATTGTCTCTTTAGATCAGGTTTATTTTGAAAATCATCAGAGAGTTTTAGTGGAATCTTAG
- the pfkA gene encoding 6-phosphofructokinase: MEKSTLSENKIKTIGIFTSGGDAPGMNAAVRALVRIASYYQIRVLGFYDGYEGIIDNQFSELTNRDVGNILHRGGTILRSSRSTRFRTQEGREKAYKNCQENKIDALVAIGGDGTFKGLSVFYKEFGIPSMGIPGTIDNDLAGTDFTLGFDTARNTVVEAIDKIRDTGNSHKRLFFVEVMGRDSGFIALDSAIASGASAVMIPETQVSIEQLIEKIEKRQKGGKASNLIIVAEGNENGNAHELAEKMRQIRPEMKSRVTVLGHLQRGGAPSCLDRILAAKYAQKAIESLIKQKAPSMTAIQNNQIVLIPLENSIKKHPKPSNEVIKLSDILTY, from the coding sequence ATGGAGAAATCAACATTATCAGAAAATAAAATCAAGACCATCGGAATTTTTACCTCTGGAGGAGATGCCCCTGGAATGAATGCTGCAGTTCGTGCTTTAGTAAGAATTGCAAGTTATTATCAGATTCGAGTTTTGGGGTTCTATGATGGTTATGAGGGGATTATTGATAATCAATTTTCAGAACTTACCAATAGAGATGTTGGGAATATTTTACATAGAGGAGGAACCATTTTGAGGTCTTCTCGATCTACGCGTTTTAGGACTCAAGAAGGACGAGAAAAAGCATATAAAAATTGTCAAGAAAACAAAATAGATGCTTTAGTGGCTATTGGTGGAGATGGAACTTTTAAAGGACTTTCTGTATTCTACAAGGAATTTGGAATCCCAAGTATGGGAATACCCGGAACAATTGACAATGATTTAGCAGGAACTGATTTTACTTTAGGATTTGACACCGCAAGAAATACCGTAGTGGAGGCAATAGATAAAATTCGTGATACTGGAAACTCACATAAAAGATTATTCTTTGTAGAGGTTATGGGAAGAGATTCTGGTTTTATTGCCTTAGATTCTGCGATTGCCAGTGGTGCAAGTGCCGTAATGATTCCCGAGACTCAGGTGAGCATTGAACAATTGATTGAAAAAATTGAGAAAAGACAAAAGGGCGGAAAAGCTTCAAACCTCATTATTGTAGCAGAGGGAAATGAGAATGGTAATGCTCATGAATTGGCTGAAAAGATGAGACAAATACGACCAGAAATGAAATCTAGAGTAACGGTTTTAGGGCATTTACAAAGGGGAGGAGCACCTTCTTGTTTGGATCGAATTTTGGCAGCCAAATATGCCCAAAAAGCCATTGAAAGTTTGATCAAACAAAAAGCGCCTAGTATGACTGCTATTCAAAATAATCAGATCGTTCTTATTCCCTTAGAAAACTCTATAAAAAAACATCCAAAACCCTCAAATGAAGTGATAAAGCTTTCAGATATCTTAACTTATTAA
- the fbaA gene encoding class II fructose-bisphosphate aldolase — protein sequence MNTTKIKPGVVFGDDVQAIFKLAKENNFALPAVNVTSSPTVNAVMETAAKLNAPVIIQFSKGGGQFFAGKGLDNTDEKAAIAGCVAGAKHVHHLAELYGATVIMHTDHCQKKWLPWIDGLLDEGEKFFKETGKPLFSSHMIDLSEESLEENIAICKPYLERMEKMGMTLEIELGITGGEEDGVDNTDVDESRLYTQPEHVDYAYQELSKISPRFTVAAAFGNVHGVYKPGNVKLTPTILKDSQEYIKDKHGIAENNPIDFVFHGGSGSTLEEIREAISYGVIKMNIDTDLQYAFTEGIRDYILDKKEYVARQIGNPEGDDIPNKKYYDPRKYIRLAEGTFSERLERSFADLNNVNTLN from the coding sequence ATGAATACTACAAAAATAAAACCAGGTGTTGTCTTTGGAGACGACGTTCAAGCCATATTTAAACTGGCAAAAGAAAACAATTTTGCTTTGCCAGCTGTCAATGTAACATCATCACCAACCGTAAATGCTGTAATGGAAACGGCTGCAAAACTTAATGCACCTGTTATTATTCAGTTTTCTAAGGGTGGAGGACAATTCTTTGCAGGAAAAGGATTGGATAATACAGACGAAAAAGCGGCTATAGCAGGTTGTGTAGCAGGAGCAAAGCATGTTCATCATTTAGCGGAACTTTACGGAGCTACCGTTATTATGCATACAGATCATTGTCAGAAAAAATGGTTACCTTGGATAGACGGACTTCTTGATGAAGGTGAAAAATTCTTTAAAGAAACTGGGAAGCCTTTGTTTTCATCACATATGATTGACCTTTCTGAAGAATCTTTAGAGGAGAATATTGCTATTTGTAAGCCATACCTTGAGCGTATGGAGAAAATGGGAATGACTTTAGAAATTGAATTGGGAATCACAGGAGGTGAAGAAGATGGAGTAGATAATACTGATGTAGATGAATCTCGTCTTTACACACAGCCAGAGCACGTAGATTATGCCTACCAAGAGCTTTCTAAAATATCTCCAAGATTTACTGTAGCTGCTGCATTTGGAAATGTACACGGAGTATATAAGCCAGGAAATGTAAAGCTTACACCTACTATCTTAAAAGATTCTCAAGAATATATTAAAGACAAGCATGGGATTGCTGAAAATAATCCAATTGATTTCGTATTCCACGGAGGATCAGGTAGTACACTTGAAGAAATTCGCGAGGCAATTTCTTATGGAGTAATCAAAATGAATATTGATACAGATCTTCAATATGCTTTTACAGAAGGAATTAGAGATTATATCTTGGATAAAAAGGAGTATGTTGCACGTCAGATTGGAAACCCTGAAGGAGATGATATTCCAAACAAAAAATATTATGATCCAAGAAAATATATTCGCTTGGCAGAAGGTACTTTTAGCGAAAGATTAGAAAGATCATTCGCTGACTTGAACAATGTAAACACTCTTAACTAG
- a CDS encoding DUF5458 family protein, with the protein MAEAKKQQKSQSSQQGAQGQSYDALSEYGGFTFVENIIDGFSNLNPKRKARRKIFMSDEQWEGERQTLKNRLNVWLNLLNNGKDIESMRDLANEKADKAEKVLNRNLKIALDKTRELETSYRSVAYFFKNTESDKVKNLTIINAELDQLKDLDNPLFANYIANELKQNFDRLDLRNNYGIMVLPGYLGSNAVLDKWSKIAHDNKAVLLTDFRDLESPDDVIDFFDNANHTGGEVFKSNTLMTCNWLLGRNKEASVGEEENLYVPPSSALAGKIYGTLMSQVVAGKKFGGLNEVESVHFDLKKSEISELEKKGLVPMVNEYSKVMAFSAKTLFNGDNLGLQTYSVVRVFDHITKVLFDFLNRRAFENWNTRTEADLRSQIVKFLDGIQGPSKLIEKFKVVRIMQDPNQKDRVLLDIHITPYFPAKSFVIQLDGHKGDGPENAVWNSEYVQQ; encoded by the coding sequence ATGGCTGAAGCAAAAAAACAACAAAAAAGTCAAAGTTCCCAGCAAGGAGCCCAAGGACAATCTTATGATGCCCTCTCAGAATACGGAGGTTTTACCTTTGTAGAAAATATTATTGACGGATTCTCTAACCTGAACCCAAAAAGAAAAGCCAGAAGGAAAATCTTTATGTCAGATGAGCAATGGGAAGGAGAGCGACAAACGCTTAAAAACCGACTCAATGTTTGGCTGAATCTACTGAACAACGGGAAAGACATTGAGTCTATGAGAGATTTAGCAAACGAAAAGGCTGATAAAGCAGAAAAAGTGCTCAACAGAAACTTAAAAATTGCTCTAGACAAAACACGTGAGTTGGAAACTTCTTACCGTTCGGTTGCTTATTTTTTCAAAAATACAGAAAGTGATAAAGTAAAGAACCTTACGATTATCAATGCAGAATTAGATCAACTAAAAGATCTAGATAACCCCTTATTTGCCAATTATATTGCGAATGAACTTAAACAAAATTTTGATCGATTAGATTTAAGAAACAACTACGGAATCATGGTTTTACCAGGATATTTGGGATCCAATGCGGTACTAGATAAATGGTCTAAAATAGCCCACGATAACAAAGCTGTTCTATTAACTGATTTTAGAGATCTAGAATCTCCAGACGATGTGATCGATTTCTTCGACAATGCAAATCATACTGGTGGCGAAGTATTTAAGTCAAATACTTTAATGACTTGTAATTGGTTATTAGGAAGAAATAAAGAAGCATCTGTAGGAGAGGAAGAAAACCTTTATGTACCGCCATCATCTGCACTGGCAGGAAAAATATATGGTACGTTGATGTCTCAAGTAGTTGCTGGGAAAAAATTTGGAGGCTTAAATGAAGTTGAAAGCGTACATTTTGATCTTAAAAAGAGTGAAATCTCAGAACTAGAGAAAAAAGGATTGGTTCCAATGGTAAATGAATATAGTAAGGTAATGGCATTTTCTGCCAAAACATTATTCAACGGAGACAATTTAGGACTACAAACCTATTCTGTTGTAAGAGTTTTTGATCATATTACCAAAGTGCTTTTCGATTTCTTAAATAGAAGAGCTTTTGAAAACTGGAATACAAGAACAGAAGCAGATTTACGATCACAAATTGTTAAGTTTTTAGATGGAATTCAAGGACCTTCAAAACTTATCGAAAAATTTAAGGTGGTAAGAATCATGCAAGATCCAAATCAAAAAGATCGTGTGTTACTAGATATCCATATTACGCCATATTTCCCTGCAAAATCATTTGTAATCCAACTCGATGGTCACAAAGGAGATGGACCCGAAAATGCGGTTTGGAATAGTGAATATGTTCAGCAATAA
- a CDS encoding L-threonylcarbamoyladenylate synthase has translation MERRFEKEDLAKAVKTCQEDGVILYPTDTIWGLGCAMESTKAFEKLYQIKSRDLDKKCILLFFSEIQLERHFEEIPEVAWELMDCYDTPLTLILEGPKGIPAHLVAKDNTVAVRLVKDKFCQFLIQKLKQPILSTSANVSGNASPKYFDSIDEKIKSQVDYIVAHKQDLKEKSKASTIIKLMKNGEINIIRK, from the coding sequence ATGGAGAGAAGATTTGAAAAAGAAGATTTGGCGAAAGCCGTAAAAACCTGTCAAGAAGACGGAGTTATTTTATACCCAACAGATACCATTTGGGGATTAGGTTGTGCTATGGAAAGTACAAAAGCTTTCGAAAAACTTTACCAAATTAAAAGCAGAGATTTAGATAAAAAATGTATTTTGTTATTTTTTAGTGAAATACAACTAGAACGTCATTTTGAAGAAATACCAGAAGTGGCTTGGGAGCTTATGGACTGTTATGATACGCCTCTTACGCTGATCCTCGAAGGTCCTAAAGGAATTCCTGCGCACTTGGTAGCAAAAGACAATACGGTTGCTGTTCGATTAGTTAAGGATAAATTTTGTCAGTTTTTAATTCAGAAATTGAAACAACCCATTCTTTCTACATCGGCAAATGTGAGCGGAAATGCAAGTCCGAAATACTTTGATAGTATTGATGAGAAAATAAAATCTCAGGTAGATTATATAGTAGCACACAAGCAAGATCTTAAAGAAAAAAGTAAAGCATCTACTATTATAAAATTGATGAAAAATGGAGAAATCAACATTATCAGAAAATAA
- a CDS encoding ATP-dependent Clp protease ATP-binding subunit produces the protein MIPNTMSDISLSLQSAIAVAKALAHKKDHTTYGVAHLAYALFTEPTGLIEILGSIHNDVGYLIEWFEVRMEVYESQNSHNEGVEADKEVLKVLEEAERSQIKLGTDHIDALCVFLSIIRVGVVYDAKQLNTLEITENEILKNFNAIDQAQYKNTFQLGEEGVGEIPFCENLLQNKLIEKGEIIVGRDQELRQILDNLEQRENKGFLIYGDSGVGKTSIIHALIHFVATTKDPLYKEMIILGVESSKILAASGNSAELSKKLSAIFDKVSKLENCLLVIDDLPILTEGIQNSKAIINLLSAQLRLGKVRLLAITGTDYYRQQIENHSIQNKILPIQIAELSPLYLSQCMENQRIKLTAYYQIGIEKNAIEQAVHFSKRYFKEQKLPNTAISLLDQTLASISRSNRQLSQTIESLEKELEKVDLKKIDANITLRYLHHQIKDKISPVILAKIQSKKELEELENAEDILENTEHLLTEIKEHHLSPIKKINENDIATIVAETTGIPIGKIQAEEKDKLLHIEEHLKERVKGQNHAIATLADAIIESRSGLSNPNQPIGSFFFLGPTGTGKTELTKSLAELLFDDENAMIRFDMSEFKEEHSAALLYGAPPGYVGYEEGGMLVNKIRQKPFSVVLFDEIEKAHSSVYDVFLQIMDEGKIHDKLNREGDFSNSIIIFTSNIGSEWIAEEFEKGKQPESSQLIEIMSPYFRPEFLGRLTEVVPFAPINKAVSEMIFKLHVARLQEQLEKEKDIKLSLSPEAITYLADKGYSKKYGARPIAGVVRTYIKKAISRMIVAQNIVENDEVLLHYDQDSLIWEKTN, from the coding sequence ATGATACCAAATACCATGAGTGATATTAGCCTAAGTTTACAATCGGCAATTGCTGTTGCAAAAGCATTAGCCCACAAAAAAGATCACACAACCTATGGAGTAGCTCACCTTGCTTATGCTCTTTTTACAGAACCCACTGGTTTGATAGAAATTCTAGGTAGTATTCATAATGATGTAGGATACCTAATAGAATGGTTTGAGGTAAGAATGGAGGTGTACGAGAGTCAAAATAGTCACAATGAAGGTGTAGAGGCTGATAAAGAAGTATTAAAGGTACTGGAAGAAGCAGAAAGATCGCAGATAAAATTAGGAACTGATCATATTGATGCATTATGTGTTTTTCTTTCCATTATACGGGTAGGAGTAGTATATGATGCCAAGCAACTAAACACCTTGGAAATTACCGAAAATGAGATTCTTAAAAACTTCAATGCGATTGATCAAGCGCAATATAAAAACACATTTCAACTAGGTGAAGAAGGAGTAGGAGAAATTCCTTTTTGTGAAAACCTGTTGCAAAATAAACTCATTGAAAAAGGAGAAATTATTGTAGGAAGAGACCAAGAATTGCGACAAATACTTGATAATCTTGAGCAAAGGGAAAATAAAGGTTTTCTTATCTATGGAGACAGTGGAGTAGGTAAAACTTCTATTATACATGCACTTATTCATTTTGTTGCCACTACGAAAGACCCTTTGTACAAAGAAATGATTATTCTTGGAGTGGAAAGTTCTAAAATACTGGCAGCTAGTGGTAATAGTGCTGAATTGTCTAAAAAACTGAGTGCTATTTTTGATAAAGTTTCTAAGCTTGAGAATTGTCTTTTGGTAATAGATGATTTACCTATTCTTACAGAAGGAATTCAAAATAGTAAAGCCATTATCAATCTTCTTTCCGCCCAATTAAGGCTCGGAAAAGTTAGACTCTTAGCAATCACAGGTACCGATTACTATCGACAACAAATAGAAAATCATAGCATTCAGAATAAAATACTTCCTATACAAATTGCAGAATTATCACCTTTGTATCTTAGTCAATGCATGGAAAATCAGCGAATAAAACTGACCGCTTATTATCAAATAGGTATTGAGAAGAATGCCATAGAGCAAGCTGTACATTTTTCCAAGAGGTATTTTAAAGAACAAAAACTTCCCAATACAGCCATTAGCCTATTAGATCAAACTTTGGCTTCCATCAGCAGAAGTAATAGACAACTCTCTCAGACGATAGAAAGCCTTGAAAAAGAATTGGAAAAAGTAGATCTTAAAAAAATCGATGCGAATATAACATTGCGATATCTTCATCATCAAATAAAAGATAAAATTAGCCCTGTAATTCTGGCAAAAATTCAATCTAAGAAAGAATTAGAAGAACTTGAAAACGCCGAGGATATTCTAGAAAATACAGAGCATTTATTGACGGAAATAAAGGAACATCATCTGAGCCCAATCAAAAAAATAAACGAAAATGATATTGCCACAATAGTTGCAGAAACTACAGGAATTCCAATAGGAAAAATTCAGGCAGAAGAAAAAGATAAGCTTCTGCATATAGAAGAACATTTAAAAGAGCGAGTAAAAGGACAAAATCATGCTATAGCTACCTTAGCCGATGCAATTATTGAGTCAAGAAGTGGATTGAGTAATCCCAACCAACCTATAGGATCTTTCTTCTTTTTGGGACCAACGGGAACAGGGAAAACAGAACTCACAAAATCCCTAGCCGAATTACTTTTTGATGATGAAAATGCCATGATTCGTTTTGATATGTCGGAATTTAAAGAAGAGCATTCTGCTGCTTTACTTTACGGAGCTCCTCCAGGATATGTTGGGTATGAAGAAGGAGGAATGCTGGTGAACAAGATTCGCCAAAAACCATTTTCGGTAGTTCTTTTTGATGAAATAGAAAAAGCACATAGTTCTGTGTACGATGTTTTTTTACAAATAATGGATGAAGGGAAAATTCATGATAAATTAAACAGAGAAGGGGATTTTTCGAATTCAATTATCATTTTCACCTCCAATATTGGTAGTGAGTGGATAGCAGAAGAATTTGAAAAAGGAAAACAGCCAGAGTCAAGTCAGTTAATAGAGATTATGAGTCCTTATTTCCGACCAGAATTTTTAGGAAGATTGACAGAAGTAGTTCCTTTTGCACCCATCAATAAAGCAGTGTCTGAGATGATTTTTAAATTGCATGTTGCGAGACTTCAGGAGCAGCTAGAAAAAGAAAAAGACATCAAACTATCCTTGAGTCCCGAAGCAATTACCTATTTGGCGGACAAAGGATATTCTAAAAAATATGGAGCAAGACCCATTGCTGGAGTTGTGAGAACTTATATCAAAAAAGCGATTTCGAGAATGATTGTTGCACAGAATATTGTAGAAAACGACGAGGTGCTGTTGCATTATGATCAGGATAGTTTAATCTGGGAAAAGACGAACTAA
- a CDS encoding GPW/gp25 family protein: MKYIKLPINFYNIAKGAKTPSCSMEESIAQHLYLLITSRYGEVSGNNTFGCDIWELEFNQLVKTHKWEEQVKSSLEKSILINEKRLKDVEVKISLTEVDYEFKNKGYSQVRRKADIHIAGLILENSQDFQFGMSLYISPLAQ, encoded by the coding sequence GTGAAATATATAAAATTACCAATTAACTTTTACAACATTGCAAAAGGTGCAAAAACACCATCTTGTTCTATGGAGGAATCCATTGCTCAACATTTGTATTTACTCATAACAAGTCGCTATGGAGAGGTGAGTGGAAATAACACCTTTGGTTGCGATATTTGGGAATTAGAGTTTAATCAATTGGTCAAAACTCACAAATGGGAAGAGCAAGTAAAAAGTTCTTTGGAAAAGAGTATTTTGATCAATGAAAAACGATTAAAAGACGTTGAGGTAAAAATTTCTTTGACAGAAGTGGATTATGAATTTAAGAATAAAGGCTACTCTCAAGTGCGTAGAAAAGCCGATATTCATATTGCTGGATTGATTCTAGAAAACAGTCAAGATTTTCAGTTTGGAATGAGTTTATACATTAGTCCTTTAGCTCAATAA
- a CDS encoding shikimate kinase — protein MMRNLKKIVLVGFMGAGKTTLGKALAEKLEVLFIDLDEIIEEYEGKPISLLIQDSEHYFRALETAYLTHVLAQKEHCVLALGGGTFCFEENQKSLLKDEITTVYLDRSEDFLEKQVSKIHASRPLLSNDIEKVWAGARKLLCSRKEQYQQAKIHWKSDGWEVEPLLEIILNGEKI, from the coding sequence ATGATGAGGAATTTAAAAAAAATAGTGCTGGTAGGATTTATGGGTGCGGGAAAAACCACTCTGGGGAAAGCTTTGGCTGAAAAACTTGAGGTTCTTTTTATAGATCTAGATGAGATTATAGAAGAGTATGAAGGAAAGCCAATCTCACTTCTCATTCAAGATAGCGAGCATTATTTTCGGGCACTTGAAACAGCTTATTTAACTCATGTTTTAGCGCAAAAAGAGCACTGTGTTTTGGCTTTAGGAGGAGGAACTTTTTGTTTTGAAGAAAATCAGAAATCACTTTTAAAGGATGAAATTACCACGGTTTATCTAGATAGAAGTGAAGATTTTTTAGAAAAGCAAGTGTCTAAAATCCACGCAAGTCGTCCTTTATTATCAAATGATATAGAAAAGGTTTGGGCAGGAGCCAGAAAACTATTGTGTTCGAGAAAAGAACAATATCAACAAGCAAAGATTCATTGGAAATCCGATGGATGGGAAGTAGAACCTTTATTGGAAATAATACTGAATGGAGAGAAGATTTGA